In Promicromonospora sp. Populi, one genomic interval encodes:
- a CDS encoding cation diffusion facilitator family transporter: protein MTGHQHDHGAHGADGAQGNRLRLAVAFGITAVVFVAQAVGALVTGSLALLVDTAHMLTDVAGLAIALFAASLALRPPSPRRTWGFRRAEILAALAQAAVLLAVGVYALVEGVSRLVGPAEAPGPGLLVFGIVGLTGNVVALLVLAGGRSASLNLRAAFLEVANDALGSVAVIVAAVVIATTGWQRADAVAGLVIAVLILPRALALLRDSVNVLLESTPSGIDLDEVRARLLEVEHVEAVHDLHASLVATGLPTISAHVVVRDVCFRNGQAPPVLDALQKCVATQFDVSVEHSTFQLEPAEHARHEAATHA from the coding sequence ATGACCGGCCACCAGCACGACCACGGCGCCCACGGGGCGGATGGCGCGCAGGGCAACCGGCTCCGCCTCGCCGTCGCGTTCGGGATCACGGCGGTGGTCTTCGTGGCCCAGGCCGTCGGGGCCTTGGTCACGGGCAGCCTCGCGCTCCTGGTCGACACCGCGCACATGCTCACCGACGTCGCCGGGCTCGCCATCGCGCTGTTCGCGGCGTCGCTCGCGCTCCGGCCGCCGTCACCCCGCCGGACCTGGGGGTTCCGGCGCGCCGAGATCCTGGCCGCGCTTGCCCAGGCCGCCGTGCTGCTTGCCGTGGGCGTCTACGCCCTGGTCGAGGGCGTGAGCCGTCTGGTCGGCCCGGCCGAGGCGCCCGGCCCGGGCCTCCTGGTGTTCGGCATCGTGGGCCTGACTGGCAACGTGGTGGCGCTGTTGGTGCTGGCTGGCGGCCGGTCGGCGTCGCTCAACCTGCGGGCCGCGTTCCTGGAGGTGGCGAACGACGCGCTCGGGTCGGTGGCGGTGATCGTGGCCGCCGTCGTGATCGCGACCACCGGCTGGCAGCGCGCCGACGCCGTCGCCGGGCTGGTCATCGCCGTGCTGATCCTGCCGCGGGCACTCGCGCTGCTGCGCGACTCGGTGAACGTGCTGCTGGAGTCCACGCCGTCCGGGATCGACCTCGACGAGGTCCGGGCGCGGCTGCTGGAGGTCGAGCACGTCGAGGCGGTCCACGACCTGCACGCGTCCCTGGTCGCCACCGGCCTGCCGACGATCAGCGCGCACGTCGTGGTGCGGGACGTCTGCTTCCGCAACGGGCAGGCGCCCCCGGTCCTGGACGCGCTGCAGAAGTGCGTGGCCACCCAGTTCGACGTGTCCGTCGAGCACTCGACCTTCCAGCTCGAGCCCGCCGAGCACGCCCGCCACGAGGCGGCGACGCACGCCTGA
- a CDS encoding ArsR/SmtB family transcription factor, translating into MAMTESKHDHAEGADGMTVAACLFHGFSDPSRLAILRHLALGEHRVVDLTGHLGLAQSTVSKHLACLRDCGLVESRPQGRASVFSLTHMEATLAVLESAERLLALTGDAVALCPEHSADHAAASLAPAASRGAA; encoded by the coding sequence ATGGCGATGACAGAGTCAAAGCACGATCATGCCGAGGGCGCCGACGGGATGACCGTGGCGGCGTGCCTGTTCCACGGGTTCTCGGACCCGTCGCGGCTGGCGATCCTGCGGCACCTGGCCCTGGGCGAGCACCGGGTCGTGGACCTGACCGGGCACCTCGGCCTCGCGCAGTCGACGGTCTCCAAGCACCTCGCCTGCCTGCGCGACTGCGGGCTGGTCGAGTCCCGGCCGCAGGGCCGGGCGTCCGTGTTCTCGCTGACGCACATGGAGGCGACGCTCGCGGTCCTGGAGTCTGCCGAGCGCCTCCTCGCGCTCACCGGTGACGCCGTCGCGCTGTGCCCGGAGCACAGCGCCGACCACGCGGCCGCGTCGCTCGCCCCGGCGGCATCGAGGGGGGCGGCATGA
- a CDS encoding universal stress protein — protein sequence MSIVVGYVPTPAGEAAVRAAITEARLRDEDLLVVNSAREGSVVETTVATTEDLSRVLTLADDAGVRAEVVRGTHRDDFTDEILDLAEKHDVSLIVIGLRRRSTVGKFIMGSVAQRILLQADHPVLAVKPPR from the coding sequence ATGAGCATCGTCGTCGGCTACGTGCCCACGCCCGCGGGGGAGGCCGCCGTGCGGGCGGCGATCACCGAGGCCCGGCTCCGGGACGAGGACCTGCTCGTCGTGAACTCGGCGCGCGAGGGTTCGGTGGTGGAGACCACCGTCGCGACGACGGAGGACCTCTCCCGGGTCCTCACCCTGGCGGACGACGCCGGGGTGCGCGCCGAGGTGGTGCGCGGCACGCACCGGGACGACTTCACCGACGAGATCCTCGACCTGGCCGAGAAGCACGACGTGTCGCTCATCGTGATCGGCCTGCGCCGCCGCAGCACGGTCGGGAAGTTCATCATGGGCTCGGTGGCGCAGCGCATCCTGCTGCAGGCGGACCACCCGGTGCTGGCGGTCAAGCCGCCGCGCTAG
- a CDS encoding mandelate racemase/muconate lactonizing enzyme family protein, whose amino-acid sequence MTYLPDAIRTVRLSSVTLPLATAISDAKVFTGRQKPMTEVVFLFAEITTEQGFEGLGFSYSKRAGGPAQYAHAKEVAQAAVGEDPNDIAKLYTKLLWAGASVGRSGVATQALAAIDIALYDLKAKRAGLPLAKLLGAHRDSVRTYNTSGGFLNASIEEVKERASRSIAEGIGGIKIKVGLPDGARDLARVAAVREHIGAGVPLMVDANQQWDRTTALRMGRRLEEFDLVWIEEPLDAYDAEGHAALATALDTPIATGEMLASVAEHERLITTRACDIIQPDAPRIGGITQFLRLLTLADQAGLDLAPHFAMEIHLHLAATYPREPWVEHFDWLDPLFNERLETKDGRMLIPDRPGLGVTLSDQARVWTTDTALFGA is encoded by the coding sequence ATGACCTACTTGCCCGACGCCATCCGGACCGTGCGGCTCTCGTCTGTCACGCTCCCCCTGGCCACCGCCATCTCCGATGCCAAGGTCTTCACCGGCCGCCAGAAGCCGATGACCGAGGTCGTCTTCCTGTTCGCGGAGATCACCACCGAGCAGGGCTTCGAGGGCCTCGGCTTCTCCTACTCCAAGCGCGCCGGCGGCCCCGCCCAGTACGCGCACGCGAAGGAGGTGGCGCAGGCCGCCGTCGGCGAGGACCCGAACGACATCGCCAAGCTCTACACCAAGCTGTTGTGGGCGGGCGCCTCGGTGGGCCGCTCGGGTGTGGCGACCCAGGCGCTGGCCGCCATCGACATCGCCCTGTACGACCTCAAGGCCAAGCGCGCGGGCCTGCCGCTCGCCAAGCTGCTCGGCGCGCACCGCGACTCCGTGCGCACCTACAACACCTCCGGCGGCTTCCTGAACGCCAGCATCGAGGAGGTCAAGGAGCGCGCAAGCCGGTCGATCGCCGAGGGCATCGGCGGCATCAAGATCAAGGTCGGCCTGCCCGACGGCGCGCGCGACCTCGCCCGGGTGGCCGCCGTCCGCGAGCACATCGGCGCGGGTGTGCCGCTCATGGTCGACGCCAACCAGCAGTGGGACCGCACCACCGCACTGCGGATGGGCCGGCGCCTGGAGGAGTTCGACCTGGTCTGGATCGAGGAGCCCCTGGACGCGTACGACGCCGAGGGCCACGCCGCCCTCGCCACCGCCCTCGACACCCCGATCGCCACGGGCGAGATGCTCGCCTCGGTGGCCGAGCACGAGCGCCTGATCACCACCCGCGCGTGCGACATCATCCAGCCGGACGCCCCGCGCATCGGCGGCATCACGCAGTTCCTGCGCCTGCTCACGCTCGCCGACCAGGCCGGGCTGGACCTCGCGCCGCACTTCGCCATGGAGATCCACCTCCACCTGGCCGCGACCTATCCGCGCGAGCCCTGGGTGGAGCACTTCGACTGGCTCGACCCGCTGTTCAACGAACGCCTGGAGACGAAGGACGGCCGCATGCTGATCCCGGACCGACCGGGCCTCGGGGTCACGCTCAGCGACCAGGCGCGCGTCTGGACCACGGACACCGCCCTCTTCGGCGCCTGA
- a CDS encoding Bug family tripartite tricarboxylate transporter substrate binding protein, with protein sequence MTTPAHPSPRTRGAVLGATAAFAALTLAACGGNVGAGGDSAGADFPTGPVTITVGQDAGGSTDLIARAVAEGMAEDLGVAVPVVNRAGANGAVATEEVAGQPADGYELVLLNASLITITPLAVSDDEAVDLSNLDVLKGLSQDDYVLIASAESGFENLADLQDASGSIKYGTTGVGTGSQLAQAALFAQAEIDGTAVPFDSGSPALTAVVGDQVQVATVQLGEAKPQIDAGGVVPLLAFSAERNQYLPDVPTAVEEGYDVPVSQYRAIAAPQGLPDDVKARLVEAIDAAIASDTYTAFNQNNLLTPHEISGEEVTTQWTDLAERYRALTEEYNISLADG encoded by the coding sequence ATGACAACTCCCGCCCACCCATCCCCGCGCACCCGCGGGGCCGTCCTGGGTGCCACCGCTGCCTTCGCCGCCCTGACCCTTGCCGCGTGCGGCGGGAACGTGGGCGCCGGGGGAGACTCCGCCGGGGCCGACTTCCCGACCGGCCCCGTGACCATCACCGTGGGTCAGGACGCCGGTGGCTCCACCGACCTGATCGCCCGGGCCGTGGCCGAGGGCATGGCCGAGGACCTCGGGGTGGCCGTCCCGGTGGTCAACCGCGCCGGGGCCAACGGCGCGGTGGCCACGGAGGAGGTCGCGGGCCAGCCCGCCGACGGGTACGAGCTGGTGCTGCTCAACGCCTCCCTCATCACGATCACCCCGCTGGCCGTGTCCGACGACGAGGCAGTGGACCTGAGCAACCTCGACGTGCTCAAGGGCCTCTCGCAGGACGACTACGTGCTGATCGCCAGCGCGGAGTCCGGGTTCGAGAACCTGGCGGACCTCCAGGACGCGTCCGGCTCGATCAAGTACGGCACCACGGGCGTCGGCACGGGCTCCCAGCTCGCGCAGGCAGCGCTGTTCGCGCAGGCCGAGATCGACGGCACGGCGGTCCCGTTCGACTCCGGCTCGCCCGCGCTCACCGCCGTCGTCGGCGACCAGGTGCAGGTGGCAACCGTGCAGCTCGGCGAGGCAAAGCCGCAGATCGACGCCGGGGGCGTGGTGCCGCTGCTCGCGTTCTCCGCCGAGCGCAACCAGTACCTGCCGGACGTGCCGACCGCCGTCGAGGAGGGCTACGACGTGCCCGTCTCCCAGTACCGCGCGATCGCCGCCCCGCAGGGTCTGCCCGACGACGTCAAGGCGCGCCTCGTCGAGGCGATCGACGCGGCCATCGCCTCGGACACCTACACGGCGTTCAATCAGAACAACCTGCTCACGCCGCACGAGATCTCGGGCGAGGAGGTCACCACCCAATGGACCGACCTCGCCGAGCGGTACCGGGCACTTACCGAGGAGTACAACATCAGCCTCGCGGACGGCTGA
- a CDS encoding LysR family transcriptional regulator — protein sequence MYTLDQVRCFLAVAEELHFGRAAERLNMTQPPLSRQVQKLERAVGVPLLERDNRHVELTTAGAVFLEEARRLLTAADAAPALARKIAAGRAGVLRLGFTAASGFSLLGTLVQEIAEFMPDVDLDLQELVTMEQIEAIHRGELDLALGRPPFDQESFDSRLLLSEDLVLAVPDGHPLARLDRPVVVADLRDQAVVGHHPTKARYFHDMVVRYVAVEHTAVVHVVSQILTMCSLVAAGRGVAFVPESARLLGLSGVTFLELGDVPHGVVELHAIWNRASKNPALHEFLRYLHPVHD from the coding sequence GTGTACACCCTCGACCAGGTCCGCTGCTTCCTGGCCGTGGCGGAGGAGCTCCACTTCGGACGCGCCGCCGAACGGCTCAACATGACCCAGCCACCGCTCAGCCGCCAGGTCCAGAAGCTGGAGCGCGCCGTCGGCGTGCCCCTGCTGGAACGGGACAACCGCCACGTCGAGCTGACGACGGCGGGCGCGGTGTTCCTCGAGGAGGCCCGCCGCCTTCTGACCGCCGCCGACGCCGCGCCCGCGCTGGCCCGGAAGATCGCCGCAGGCCGGGCGGGTGTGCTGCGCCTCGGCTTCACCGCCGCCTCCGGGTTCAGCCTCCTGGGCACGCTCGTGCAGGAGATCGCCGAGTTCATGCCCGACGTCGACCTCGACCTCCAGGAGCTCGTCACGATGGAGCAGATCGAGGCGATCCACCGCGGCGAGCTCGACCTGGCGCTGGGCCGGCCCCCGTTCGACCAGGAGAGCTTCGACTCCCGGCTCCTGCTGTCGGAGGACCTCGTGCTGGCCGTGCCCGACGGGCACCCGCTGGCACGGCTGGACCGGCCGGTCGTCGTCGCCGACCTGCGCGACCAGGCGGTGGTGGGGCACCACCCCACCAAGGCCCGGTACTTCCACGACATGGTGGTGCGGTACGTCGCCGTCGAGCACACGGCGGTCGTGCACGTCGTCAGCCAGATCCTGACCATGTGCTCGCTCGTGGCCGCCGGGCGCGGCGTCGCGTTCGTCCCCGAGTCGGCCCGCCTGCTCGGCCTGTCCGGCGTGACGTTCCTGGAGCTGGGCGACGTGCCGCACGGCGTCGTCGAGCTGCACGCCATCTGGAACCGCGCCTCCAAGAACCCGGCGCTGCACGAGTTCCTGCGCTACCTGCACCCCGTGCACGACTGA
- a CDS encoding NAD-dependent epimerase/dehydratase family protein, with protein MTTHLVVGAGPVGTALASRLSQAGRTVRVVTRSGGGPALGRVQRIALDALDSVALANAARGVGVIYNCANPGPYPTWERGWPPLAKSVLYAAESSGAVLVTLGNLYGYGPVDGPMTRDRPLAPSSAVGAVRARMWQEALDAHRAGRVRVTEARASDYIGPTVTDAHGVLPMYAAATLAGKPASVMADPDQPHTWTAVDDVVSTLIALGADDRAWGSPWIVPSNPPVTVREVLRELGARAGTGEPRLRRVPRVALRAGGLASPLVREALSVLYQFDRPFVADATETSNVLGVHPTPWADVLEVTAKAWHARVVPMS; from the coding sequence ATGACCACCCATCTCGTCGTCGGCGCAGGTCCCGTCGGCACCGCCCTCGCGTCCCGGCTGTCCCAGGCCGGCCGCACCGTCCGCGTGGTGACTCGCTCCGGCGGCGGGCCCGCCCTGGGCCGCGTCCAGCGGATCGCGCTCGACGCGCTCGACTCCGTGGCGCTCGCGAACGCCGCCCGCGGCGTCGGCGTGATCTACAACTGCGCGAACCCCGGGCCGTACCCGACCTGGGAGCGCGGGTGGCCGCCACTGGCGAAGTCGGTGCTGTACGCGGCCGAGTCGTCGGGCGCGGTGCTCGTCACCCTCGGAAACCTCTACGGCTATGGCCCGGTCGACGGTCCGATGACCCGCGACCGGCCGCTGGCGCCGTCGAGCGCCGTCGGTGCGGTCCGGGCGCGGATGTGGCAGGAGGCGCTCGACGCGCACCGTGCCGGCCGGGTGCGCGTAACCGAGGCGCGAGCCTCCGACTACATCGGGCCGACCGTGACCGACGCGCACGGAGTGCTGCCGATGTACGCGGCCGCGACGCTCGCAGGCAAGCCGGCGTCGGTCATGGCTGACCCGGACCAGCCGCACACCTGGACGGCGGTCGACGACGTGGTCTCGACCCTCATCGCGCTCGGCGCCGACGACCGGGCCTGGGGCTCGCCCTGGATCGTGCCGTCCAACCCGCCCGTGACCGTCCGCGAGGTGCTGCGCGAGCTGGGCGCCCGGGCCGGGACCGGTGAGCCGCGCCTGCGGCGGGTGCCTCGCGTCGCACTGCGCGCGGGAGGCCTCGCGTCGCCCCTGGTCCGGGAGGCGCTGAGCGTGCTGTACCAGTTTGACCGGCCGTTCGTCGCGGACGCGACCGAGACGAGCAACGTACTCGGCGTCCACCCGACGCCGTGGGCCGACGTGCTGGAGGTCACCGCGAAGGCCTGGCACGCCCGGGTCGTGCCCATGAGCTAG
- a CDS encoding tripartite tricarboxylate transporter TctB family protein — protein MESTTVEPADEWTEDVPPPAGPVANLAACLVTAAVGAAGAVVAVSLGLGTPTQPGAGLWPLAISVAVLVLSLAQVFLGRRGGDGEKFSRHSWFSLVGLVTLLGLVALLPVIGFEIPALLLSLIWMKFLGGESWRSAVLYSVLVVGVLYAVFVGALGTNVPHLF, from the coding sequence GTGGAGAGCACAACGGTCGAGCCGGCCGACGAATGGACCGAAGACGTGCCGCCGCCCGCCGGCCCGGTCGCGAACCTCGCGGCCTGCCTGGTGACAGCGGCGGTCGGCGCGGCCGGCGCGGTGGTGGCGGTCTCCCTGGGCCTCGGCACGCCGACCCAACCGGGCGCCGGCCTGTGGCCGCTGGCGATCAGCGTCGCCGTGCTGGTGCTGTCGCTCGCGCAGGTGTTCCTCGGACGCCGGGGCGGGGACGGCGAGAAGTTCTCGCGCCACTCCTGGTTCTCCCTGGTCGGCCTCGTGACTCTCCTGGGGCTGGTGGCGCTGCTGCCCGTGATCGGCTTCGAGATCCCCGCGCTGCTGCTGAGCCTGATCTGGATGAAGTTCCTCGGCGGGGAGTCCTGGCGCTCGGCCGTCCTGTACTCGGTGCTCGTCGTCGGCGTGCTGTACGCGGTCTTCGTCGGGGCGCTCGGCACCAACGTCCCGCACCTCTTCTAA
- a CDS encoding FadR/GntR family transcriptional regulator: MAPTLSSTLVETLRTRIVNGDIAPGEKLPSEPQLATEHGVSRTVVREAIARLNLEGLVHTRRGSGSYALTPPADDADGAPPLARSLADRLALVEYRLALEAEAAALAATRRTPAQLAALADRLDALASSEGHPATAMQHDFAFHRLVAEAAGNRFLLEALDRLGPQMIAMPRGRLDRRGADLDDGGRFTAVVQEHRAVLAALESQDPLAAAAAMRVHLAASRRRLVEESGAALSTEPR; the protein is encoded by the coding sequence ATGGCTCCTACGTTGAGCAGCACCCTGGTCGAGACGCTGCGGACCCGCATCGTCAACGGCGACATCGCACCCGGCGAGAAGCTGCCCAGCGAGCCGCAGCTGGCGACCGAGCACGGGGTGAGCCGCACCGTCGTCCGCGAGGCGATAGCGCGCCTCAACCTGGAGGGCCTGGTCCACACGCGGCGGGGCAGCGGCAGCTACGCGCTCACTCCCCCGGCCGACGACGCCGACGGCGCCCCACCGCTCGCCCGCTCGCTGGCCGACCGTCTCGCCTTGGTCGAGTACCGCCTGGCGCTGGAGGCCGAGGCCGCCGCGCTCGCCGCTACCCGACGCACGCCGGCCCAGCTCGCGGCGCTGGCCGACCGTCTGGACGCGCTCGCGTCGTCGGAAGGCCACCCGGCGACCGCGATGCAGCACGACTTCGCCTTCCACCGGCTTGTCGCCGAGGCCGCGGGCAACCGGTTCCTGCTGGAGGCCCTGGACCGGCTGGGACCGCAGATGATCGCCATGCCGCGCGGCCGGCTCGACCGGCGCGGCGCTGACCTCGACGACGGCGGCCGCTTCACCGCCGTCGTGCAGGAGCACCGGGCGGTGCTCGCTGCGCTGGAGTCGCAGGACCCACTGGCAGCAGCAGCGGCGATGCGGGTCCACCTGGCAGCCTCCCGCCGCCGCCTCGTCGAGGAGTCGGGCGCAGCACTCTCCACCGAACCACGTTGA
- a CDS encoding tripartite tricarboxylate transporter permease, with protein sequence MDSLQNVLAGFAVVLEPTNLLYCLIGVVIGMLIGVLPGLGPAATIAILLPLTYGVEPVTAIIMLAGIFYGAQYGGTITSVLLRLPGEASSVVTVLDGHALARQGRAGTALGVAAIGSFIGGTVAIIGLTFLAPLVAGFALDFGPPEYAALALLGILLVSTIASGAKVKALIAAAIGLLLATVGRDIFTGTERFTFDNLSLADGIDFVPVAMGLFGLGEILYNLEDRHRAVHAPGKVANVWPSRTDLRESSGAVARGSVLGFFLGILPGGGATIASMAAYAAEKKRAKDPSRFGKGAIEGVAGPETANNAAATSSFIPLLTLGIPANATMALMFGALLIQGITPGPQLVTEHPELFWGVVNSMYIGNVLLLIMSIPLVGVFVRILRVRSAILAPVTALITMIGAYTINNSVFDVLLVVVFGAVGYLMKKFGFEPGPLVLAFVLGSLLESSLRRSLLMFDGSAAGFFTRPISATLLVVFVVVAVLPLVRSVRNRRAAQVPAQNREEESV encoded by the coding sequence GTGGATTCACTGCAGAACGTCCTCGCCGGCTTCGCCGTCGTGCTGGAACCGACGAACCTCCTGTACTGCCTCATCGGGGTGGTCATCGGCATGCTGATCGGCGTGCTGCCGGGCCTGGGCCCGGCCGCGACCATCGCCATCCTGCTGCCGCTGACCTACGGCGTGGAGCCCGTCACGGCGATCATCATGCTCGCCGGGATCTTCTACGGCGCCCAGTACGGCGGCACCATCACCTCCGTGCTGCTCCGCCTGCCCGGCGAGGCCAGCTCAGTGGTCACTGTCCTGGACGGGCACGCGCTCGCCCGGCAGGGCCGAGCCGGGACGGCGCTCGGCGTCGCCGCGATCGGCTCCTTCATCGGTGGCACCGTCGCGATCATCGGGCTGACCTTCCTCGCGCCGCTCGTGGCGGGCTTCGCCCTGGACTTCGGGCCGCCCGAGTATGCCGCCCTCGCGCTGCTGGGCATCCTCCTGGTCTCGACCATCGCGTCCGGGGCCAAGGTAAAGGCGCTGATCGCCGCCGCCATCGGGCTGCTGCTGGCCACGGTCGGGCGGGACATCTTCACCGGCACCGAACGCTTCACGTTCGACAACCTGAGCCTGGCCGACGGCATCGACTTCGTCCCCGTCGCCATGGGCCTGTTCGGTCTCGGCGAGATCCTCTACAACCTCGAGGACCGGCACCGCGCGGTGCACGCCCCGGGCAAGGTCGCCAACGTCTGGCCGTCGCGCACGGACCTCCGGGAGTCGTCCGGCGCCGTCGCCCGCGGGTCCGTGCTCGGGTTCTTCCTCGGCATCCTGCCCGGCGGCGGCGCGACCATCGCCTCCATGGCCGCCTACGCCGCCGAGAAGAAGCGTGCCAAGGACCCGAGCCGGTTCGGCAAGGGCGCCATCGAGGGCGTCGCGGGCCCGGAGACGGCGAACAACGCCGCCGCCACCAGCTCGTTCATCCCGCTGCTCACCCTCGGCATCCCCGCCAACGCCACCATGGCGCTCATGTTCGGCGCGCTCCTCATCCAGGGCATCACCCCCGGCCCGCAGCTGGTGACCGAGCACCCCGAGCTGTTCTGGGGCGTCGTCAACTCGATGTACATCGGCAACGTGCTGCTGCTGATCATGTCCATCCCGCTGGTCGGCGTGTTCGTCCGCATCCTGCGGGTGCGGTCCGCGATCCTCGCGCCGGTCACCGCGCTGATCACGATGATCGGCGCCTACACCATCAACAACTCCGTGTTCGACGTGCTCCTGGTCGTCGTCTTCGGCGCCGTCGGCTACCTGATGAAGAAGTTCGGCTTCGAGCCGGGCCCGCTCGTCCTGGCGTTTGTGCTCGGCTCCCTGCTGGAGTCCAGCCTGCGGCGCTCGCTGCTGATGTTCGACGGGTCCGCCGCCGGGTTCTTCACGCGGCCCATCTCCGCGACGCTGCTGGTCGTGTTCGTGGTGGTCGCCGTGCTGCCCCTGGTCCGGTCCGTCCGCAACCGGCGGGCGGCCCAGGTGCCAGCCCAGAACCGAGAGGAAGAGTCAGTATGA